One stretch of Nocardioides perillae DNA includes these proteins:
- a CDS encoding MFS transporter produces MSRGPALAPLRERPFRWYFASRAVNLVGSTMASVALAFAVLEVSDSPTALGTVLAAFSTPMVLFLLAGGVVADRIGPTRTIQAGNVAAGLSQLTSAALLLTGTAELWHLAALAAVNGTAAAMTLPALASVLPSLVPREQLQQANVLVSMTRSGFTVVGPSLAALLVVTVGPGWALAVDGTTYLLSALLLTQVRLPRPERDLDAPGGPAGALRELREGWRFVRATPWFCVVVLAFCVIVALHQGGMYTLGPVLAKDTEAIGEEGWGLVLSAEALGLVLTGLVLLRVRLERPLLLGMLGTAVYGAPLVAMGLDPALATVLLCAFAAGAAIEVFGLGWNLAMQEQVPAAMLSRAYSFDALGSFLAIPLGQLAAGPLAAAFGLRPVMLAAGVGIAAVALATLLAPSVRRLPRAPSTAPPPGPVAATAGTA; encoded by the coding sequence GTGAGCCGCGGCCCCGCCCTGGCACCGCTGCGCGAGCGGCCCTTCCGGTGGTACTTCGCCTCGCGCGCGGTCAACCTCGTCGGCTCCACGATGGCGTCGGTCGCGCTGGCCTTCGCCGTGCTGGAGGTGAGCGACTCCCCCACCGCGCTCGGCACCGTGCTCGCCGCGTTCAGCACCCCGATGGTCCTCTTCCTGCTGGCCGGCGGCGTGGTGGCCGACCGGATCGGGCCCACGCGCACGATCCAGGCCGGCAACGTCGCCGCGGGTCTCAGCCAGCTCACCAGCGCCGCTCTGCTGCTGACCGGCACCGCCGAGCTGTGGCACCTCGCGGCCCTCGCGGCGGTCAACGGCACGGCCGCGGCGATGACCCTGCCGGCCCTGGCGTCGGTGCTGCCCAGCCTCGTCCCGCGCGAGCAGCTGCAGCAGGCCAACGTGCTGGTGTCGATGACGCGTAGCGGCTTCACGGTGGTCGGCCCGAGCCTCGCGGCCCTGCTGGTCGTCACCGTCGGCCCCGGGTGGGCGCTGGCGGTCGACGGCACGACGTACCTCCTGTCCGCGCTGCTCCTCACGCAGGTGCGCCTGCCGCGCCCCGAGCGAGACCTCGACGCGCCCGGCGGGCCCGCCGGCGCCCTGCGCGAGCTGCGCGAGGGGTGGCGCTTCGTGCGGGCCACCCCGTGGTTCTGCGTCGTCGTGCTCGCCTTCTGCGTGATCGTGGCGCTGCACCAGGGCGGGATGTACACCCTCGGCCCGGTCCTGGCGAAGGACACCGAGGCGATCGGCGAGGAGGGCTGGGGCCTCGTGCTGTCCGCCGAGGCCCTCGGCCTCGTGCTGACCGGGCTCGTGCTGCTGCGCGTGCGCCTCGAGCGCCCGCTGCTGCTGGGCATGCTCGGCACGGCCGTGTACGGCGCACCCCTGGTCGCGATGGGCCTCGACCCCGCGCTGGCGACGGTCCTGCTGTGCGCCTTCGCCGCCGGCGCCGCGATCGAGGTCTTCGGCCTGGGGTGGAACCTCGCGATGCAGGAGCAGGTGCCGGCCGCGATGCTCAGCCGGGCCTACTCCTTCGACGCCCTCGGCTCCTTCCTGGCCATCCCGCTGGGCCAGCTGGCGGCCGGCCCGCTGGCCGCCGCCTTCGGGCTGCGACCCGTGATGCTGGCCGCGGGCGTCGGCATCGCCGCGGTCGCCCTCGCCACCCTGCTGGCGCCCTCCGTCCGGCGGCTGCCGCGGGCTCCGTCCACCGCTCCACCACCCGGGCCTGTCGCCGCGACGGCAGGCACGGCATGA
- a CDS encoding MFS transporter: MGAARTTVQRAIDPLRRPAFRWYFAARLTSVVGAATAPLALAFAVLDLTDDPGALGAVLASATLPMLGFLLVGGVLADRLPRTALMQVAHVVQGAAQATAATLVVTGRAEVWHLAALGAVGGTATAAALPALRSVVPQLVPRAQLQEANLLLSVTRGAVAVAGPSLAALLVVTTGPGWALAVDAVAALLAAALLTRVPLPAVVHDRAAARGVRGVLGELAAGRRELAHLRWFWTVVGVFAVLNAVQALTWTTLGPPLALRTVGERGWGLALSALALGLLLGAVALLGVRLRRPLLVGMLAIAVTGLPILALGADPRVVPLVATAFLAGVGVEVYTLGWHLALQENVPEQLLSRAYSWDQLGSYAAIPAGQLLAGPLASTFGVRPTIVAGGVLYVVLALAVLGSREVRTLQRAPADPAPDPTPDDPAPGVTLPAAPGTTAAPAS, from the coding sequence ATGGGTGCTGCGCGCACGACCGTGCAGCGGGCGATCGACCCGCTGCGCCGTCCTGCCTTCCGCTGGTACTTCGCCGCCCGGCTGACCAGCGTCGTCGGCGCGGCGACCGCGCCCCTCGCGCTCGCCTTCGCCGTGCTCGACCTGACCGACGACCCGGGCGCCCTCGGTGCGGTGCTCGCCTCGGCGACCCTGCCGATGCTGGGCTTCCTCCTCGTCGGGGGCGTGCTCGCCGACCGGTTGCCCCGCACGGCGCTGATGCAGGTGGCCCACGTCGTGCAGGGCGCGGCGCAGGCCACCGCCGCGACGCTGGTGGTCACGGGCCGCGCGGAGGTGTGGCACCTCGCGGCCCTCGGTGCCGTCGGTGGCACGGCCACCGCCGCCGCGCTGCCGGCCCTGCGCAGCGTCGTGCCCCAGCTGGTCCCGCGCGCCCAGCTGCAGGAGGCCAACCTGCTGCTCTCGGTGACCCGCGGCGCCGTCGCGGTCGCCGGGCCCTCCCTCGCCGCCCTCCTCGTCGTCACCACCGGGCCGGGCTGGGCGCTGGCAGTCGACGCCGTCGCCGCACTGCTCGCCGCCGCTCTCCTCACCCGGGTGCCGCTCCCGGCCGTGGTCCACGACCGCGCCGCGGCGCGCGGGGTGCGCGGCGTGCTCGGCGAACTCGCCGCCGGGCGCCGCGAGCTGGCCCACCTGCGGTGGTTCTGGACCGTCGTCGGCGTCTTCGCCGTGCTCAACGCCGTGCAGGCGCTCACCTGGACCACCCTCGGCCCCCCGCTCGCCCTGCGCACCGTCGGTGAGCGCGGCTGGGGGCTCGCGCTCTCGGCTCTCGCGCTCGGCCTGCTGCTCGGCGCCGTCGCGCTGCTCGGGGTGCGGCTGCGCCGCCCGCTGCTCGTCGGCATGCTGGCGATCGCCGTGACCGGCCTGCCGATCCTCGCGCTGGGCGCCGACCCCCGCGTGGTCCCGCTCGTCGCCACGGCGTTCCTCGCCGGCGTCGGGGTCGAGGTCTACACGCTCGGCTGGCACCTCGCCCTGCAGGAGAACGTGCCGGAGCAGCTCCTCTCCCGCGCCTACTCCTGGGACCAGCTGGGCTCCTACGCCGCGATCCCCGCGGGCCAGCTCCTGGCCGGGCCCCTCGCCTCGACCTTCGGGGTGCGGCCGACCATCGTCGCCGGCGGCGTGCTGTACGTCGTCCTCGCGCTCGCCGTCCTCGGCTCCCGCGAGGTGCGGACGCTCCAGCGCGCCCCCGCCGACCCGGCCCCGGACCCGACGCCGGACGACCCCGCACCCGGCGTCACCCTGCCGGCGGCTCCGGGCACCACCGCTGCGCCAGCGTCGTGA
- a CDS encoding DUF1697 domain-containing protein: MAFLRAVNLGARRRFPAADQAAVTAAAGFRGVATYLATGNVRVEAATTDPREVQRRLEQAYAADRGFDVPVVVLPAAELRAVVAAGVEVEAARSVPPGRHHVSLLQEEPDPAAQAELVAAAAEGEQVVVRGRAVHLLIGESYHLARVDGARVERLLGVSTNRTFAVLTTLAQRWCPEPPAG, encoded by the coding sequence GTGGCCTTCCTGCGCGCGGTCAACCTGGGCGCGCGCCGGCGCTTCCCGGCCGCCGACCAGGCGGCGGTGACGGCGGCGGCGGGGTTCCGCGGCGTGGCGACCTACCTCGCGACCGGCAACGTCCGGGTCGAGGCGGCCACGACCGACCCGCGCGAGGTGCAGCGGCGCCTCGAGCAGGCGTACGCCGCGGACCGCGGCTTCGACGTGCCGGTCGTCGTGCTCCCGGCAGCCGAGCTGCGCGCGGTGGTGGCGGCCGGCGTCGAGGTCGAAGCGGCCCGCTCAGTTCCGCCCGGTCGCCACCACGTGTCGCTGCTGCAGGAGGAGCCCGACCCGGCCGCCCAGGCCGAGCTGGTCGCGGCCGCGGCGGAGGGGGAGCAGGTCGTCGTGCGCGGGCGTGCGGTGCACCTGCTGATCGGCGAGAGCTACCACCTCGCGCGCGTCGACGGTGCCCGCGTCGAGCGGCTGCTCGGGGTGAGCACCAACCGCACCTTCGCCGTGCTCACGACGCTGGCGCAGCGGTGGTGCCCGGAGCCGCCGGCAGGGTGA
- a CDS encoding substrate-binding domain-containing protein: MKIRLAEIADRAGVSVSTVSRVLNDKPGVNQATRRQVLTAVDVLGYDRPARLRPRSGGLVGLVVPELENPFFPRFAQAIENHLKQRGYTPVLCTMTLGGIHEDDYVATLLEHGVSGIIFVSGVHAMPTTDPRRYRRLTETGLPVVLVNGHLPGVGAASFSTDDVAAMDLGVMHVAHMGHERVGLAIGQMRYTPAMRKTEGFREAVARHVPGGPPGRVVETTYTVEGGLQAGHALLDEGVTAVLCGSDVMALGVVRAARQRGLRVPEDLSVVGSDDSTLIEFTDPPLTTLRQPTMALAAAVSRSLVDQVNGAAPPPDEVFFQPELVVRHSTARAPQGAVPGHPVVLASHP; this comes from the coding sequence GTGAAGATCCGCCTGGCCGAGATCGCCGACCGCGCCGGCGTGAGCGTCAGCACCGTCAGCCGCGTGCTGAACGACAAGCCCGGCGTCAACCAGGCCACCCGGCGCCAGGTGCTGACGGCCGTCGACGTGCTCGGCTACGACCGCCCGGCGCGGCTGCGTCCGCGCAGCGGCGGCCTGGTCGGGCTGGTGGTGCCGGAGCTGGAGAACCCGTTCTTCCCGCGCTTCGCCCAGGCCATCGAGAACCACCTCAAGCAGCGCGGCTACACCCCGGTGCTGTGCACCATGACCCTCGGCGGCATCCACGAGGACGACTACGTCGCGACGCTGCTGGAGCACGGCGTCTCGGGCATCATCTTCGTCTCCGGCGTGCACGCCATGCCGACGACCGACCCGCGCCGCTACCGCCGCCTGACGGAGACCGGGCTGCCGGTCGTGCTGGTCAACGGCCACCTGCCCGGCGTCGGCGCCGCGAGCTTCTCCACCGACGACGTCGCCGCGATGGACCTCGGGGTCATGCACGTCGCGCACATGGGCCACGAGCGGGTGGGCCTCGCGATCGGGCAGATGCGCTACACGCCGGCCATGCGCAAGACCGAGGGCTTCCGGGAGGCCGTCGCCCGGCACGTGCCCGGAGGGCCTCCGGGCCGCGTCGTCGAGACGACCTACACCGTCGAGGGCGGGCTGCAGGCCGGCCACGCCCTCCTCGACGAGGGCGTCACCGCTGTGCTGTGCGGCTCCGACGTCATGGCGCTGGGCGTGGTGCGGGCCGCGCGGCAGCGGGGGCTGCGGGTGCCCGAGGACCTCTCGGTCGTGGGCAGCGACGACAGCACGCTCATCGAGTTCACCGACCCGCCGCTCACGACGCTGCGCCAGCCCACGATGGCGCTGGCCGCGGCGGTGTCCCGCTCCCTGGTCGACCAGGTCAACGGCGCCGCGCCCCCGCCCGACGAGGTGTTCTTCCAGCCCGAGCTGGTGGTGCGCCACTCCACCGCCCGGGCGCCGCAGGGAGCCGTGCCCGGGCACCCGGTCGTGCTCGCGTCGCACCCGTGA
- a CDS encoding sugar ABC transporter substrate-binding protein, producing MRIARTLVPAVLAVALTACGGGGGSSTSSADTTPSEPTESSTEEAVPTRGDADLVIWTDALKIDAVKTVADTFAEQNGISVEVQAVSSDLQTNFVTANTAGNGPDVVVGAHDWIGNLVANGAIEPLQLTPDQLSGYSEKAVQATTYEGQLYGVPYGIEALALYRNTEVVPEEPANLTEAIDAGKQAVQAGEVESALNLPVGENGDAYHMQPVLTSMGGYLFAYDEASGYDASDLGVGEPGSVEAARKVAQLAKERVLRTSISGDNSIALFTEGKAAFLISGPWALGDIKASGIDYAIQPIPGFAGEEPAEPFMGAQAFMVASGAENAAFAQEFVTVGVNNEEAMQALYEGATLPPAMTSVQDGLQDEDIALFAEAANQAAPMPALPEMAAVWEPLGKAYAAIVGGANPEKTMRDAGRTIESAIQGG from the coding sequence ATGCGCATCGCCCGCACCCTCGTGCCCGCCGTCCTGGCCGTGGCACTGACCGCCTGCGGAGGCGGTGGTGGCAGCTCGACCAGCTCCGCCGACACCACGCCCTCCGAGCCCACGGAGAGCTCGACGGAGGAGGCCGTCCCCACCCGCGGTGACGCCGACCTCGTGATCTGGACCGACGCGCTCAAGATCGACGCCGTCAAGACGGTCGCCGACACCTTCGCCGAGCAGAACGGCATCTCGGTCGAGGTCCAGGCCGTCTCCTCGGACCTGCAGACCAACTTCGTCACCGCCAACACCGCGGGCAACGGCCCCGACGTCGTCGTCGGCGCCCACGACTGGATCGGCAACCTCGTCGCCAACGGCGCGATCGAGCCGCTGCAGCTCACCCCCGACCAGCTCTCGGGCTACTCCGAGAAGGCCGTCCAGGCCACCACCTACGAGGGCCAGCTGTACGGCGTGCCCTACGGCATCGAGGCCCTCGCGCTCTACCGCAACACCGAGGTCGTGCCCGAGGAGCCCGCCAACCTCACGGAGGCGATCGACGCCGGCAAGCAGGCCGTCCAGGCCGGCGAGGTGGAGTCGGCCCTCAACCTGCCCGTCGGCGAGAACGGCGACGCCTACCACATGCAGCCGGTCCTGACCTCGATGGGTGGCTACCTCTTCGCCTACGACGAGGCATCCGGCTACGACGCCTCCGATCTCGGCGTCGGCGAGCCCGGCTCGGTCGAGGCCGCCCGCAAGGTGGCCCAGCTGGCGAAGGAGCGCGTGCTGCGCACCTCGATCAGCGGTGACAACTCCATCGCGCTCTTCACCGAGGGCAAGGCCGCGTTCCTCATCTCCGGCCCCTGGGCCCTCGGCGACATCAAGGCCTCGGGCATCGACTACGCCATCCAGCCGATCCCCGGCTTCGCCGGCGAGGAGCCTGCCGAGCCGTTCATGGGCGCGCAGGCGTTCATGGTCGCCTCCGGCGCCGAGAACGCCGCCTTCGCGCAGGAGTTCGTGACCGTCGGCGTCAACAACGAGGAGGCCATGCAGGCCCTCTACGAGGGCGCCACCCTGCCCCCGGCCATGACCTCGGTCCAGGACGGTCTGCAGGACGAGGACATCGCGCTCTTCGCCGAGGCCGCCAACCAGGCCGCGCCGATGCCCGCCCTGCCCGAGATGGCCGCCGTCTGGGAGCCCCTCGGCAAGGCCTACGCCGCCATCGTCGGGGGCGCCAACCCCGAGAAGACGATGAGGGACGCGGGTCGCACCATCGAGTCCGCCATCCAGGGCGGCTGA
- a CDS encoding ABC transporter permease subunit — protein MALATPTGSTRPLPLLVKVLGLGTAVGVAAALTPTLLLQDQWFFLVGLWVIVALLVATYATGRALPAKYLLPGTLLLTLFVVVPIVMTVQTSFTNYGDGTRTSKEETVAQIVGSSVRQTPDAPRYNLTVGTTGSTTDGPFTFFLVDPETEAAFAGTPEGLEELDPDAVTLEGGFVRAADGYEILTGVQLNDAGPALQDFTVPTDDGTAIRQLGISQAFEGTTTLQYDEAADTITDTETGTVYTVQQQGDREYFVSPDGERVSDQSWTANVGFRNYVEILTDSRISSDFLRIFAWTVAFATLSVVTTFGLGLLLAVTLNDARLRGQKVYRALLIMPYAIPGFISLLLWASFYNRDFGLINDVTGLDVNWLGDATMAKVAVVITNLWMGFPYMFLVCTGALQAIPGDLQEAARLDGASGWDGFRRITFPLLLVTVAPLLVATFAFNFNNYNAIALLTEGGPYSPDNPTAGGTDILISYTIRLAFGAGGAQIGFASAVSVLLFVITGVIAALQFRATRALEDVN, from the coding sequence GTGGCCCTGGCAACACCGACCGGCAGCACCCGACCGCTGCCCCTGCTCGTGAAGGTCCTCGGCCTCGGCACCGCCGTCGGCGTCGCGGCCGCCCTCACCCCCACCCTGCTGCTGCAGGACCAGTGGTTCTTCCTCGTCGGCCTCTGGGTGATCGTGGCCCTGCTCGTCGCGACCTACGCGACCGGCCGCGCCCTGCCCGCGAAGTACCTCCTGCCCGGCACGCTGCTGCTGACGCTCTTCGTCGTCGTCCCGATCGTGATGACGGTGCAGACCTCGTTCACCAACTACGGCGACGGCACGCGCACCTCGAAGGAGGAGACGGTCGCGCAGATCGTCGGCAGCTCGGTGCGCCAGACACCCGACGCGCCGCGCTACAACCTCACCGTCGGCACCACCGGATCGACCACCGACGGCCCGTTCACCTTCTTCCTGGTCGACCCCGAGACCGAGGCGGCCTTCGCCGGCACCCCGGAGGGCCTCGAGGAGCTCGACCCCGACGCCGTCACGCTCGAGGGCGGCTTCGTGCGCGCGGCCGACGGCTACGAGATCCTCACCGGCGTCCAGCTCAACGACGCCGGCCCCGCGCTGCAGGACTTCACCGTCCCGACCGACGACGGCACCGCCATCCGCCAGCTCGGCATCAGCCAGGCCTTCGAGGGCACCACGACGCTGCAGTACGACGAGGCCGCCGACACCATCACCGACACCGAGACCGGCACGGTCTACACCGTTCAGCAGCAGGGCGACCGCGAGTACTTCGTCTCCCCCGACGGCGAGCGGGTCTCCGACCAGTCCTGGACGGCCAACGTCGGCTTCCGCAACTACGTCGAGATCCTCACCGACAGCCGCATCAGCAGCGACTTCCTGCGCATCTTCGCCTGGACCGTGGCCTTCGCGACGCTGTCGGTGGTGACCACCTTCGGCCTCGGGCTGCTGCTCGCGGTCACGCTCAACGACGCGCGCCTGCGGGGCCAGAAGGTCTACCGCGCGCTGCTGATCATGCCCTACGCCATCCCGGGCTTCATCTCGCTGCTGCTGTGGGCGAGCTTCTACAACCGCGACTTCGGCCTCATCAACGACGTCACCGGCCTCGACGTGAACTGGCTCGGCGACGCCACGATGGCGAAGGTCGCGGTGGTGATCACCAACCTGTGGATGGGTTTCCCGTACATGTTCCTCGTCTGCACCGGCGCCCTGCAGGCCATCCCGGGCGACCTGCAGGAGGCGGCCCGCCTCGACGGGGCGAGCGGGTGGGACGGCTTCCGCCGCATCACCTTCCCGCTGCTGCTGGTGACCGTGGCGCCGCTGCTGGTCGCGACCTTCGCGTTCAACTTCAACAACTACAACGCGATCGCGCTGCTCACCGAGGGCGGGCCCTACTCCCCCGACAACCCCACGGCCGGCGGCACCGACATCCTCATCAGCTACACCATCCGCCTCGCCTTCGGCGCCGGCGGCGCGCAGATCGGGTTCGCCTCGGCGGTCTCGGTCCTGCTCTTCGTCATCACCGGAGTCATCGCGGCGCTGCAGTTCCGCGCCACCCGCGCACTCGAGGACGTGAACTGA
- a CDS encoding sugar ABC transporter permease codes for MSTPTSYPQDLAPEESVDEPDTTGGAGRTTGPPPRGLKGRRWWSEVGWRHVVGVVACLWALFPVAYIVSAAFNPLGTVVSTSLIPRSFSLGNFEELFSSPSVPFGRWALNTLVVCTAVVLVQILFSAFAAYAFSRFRFRGRRGGLLALLLIQMFPQFLAAVALFTLFTDFGEVVPAIGLNTLAGYVLVLSGGALGQVWLIKGFFDSVPRSLDEAAMMDGASHVQTFFRIILPLVRPILAVSGLLVFVATIAEFLLASIFLTETSQKTLATGLYGLIDGDRSNNLGVFAAGALLTAIPVILLFLFLQRYIVGGITAGGVKE; via the coding sequence ATGTCGACCCCCACCTCCTACCCCCAGGACCTCGCCCCCGAGGAGAGCGTCGACGAGCCCGACACGACAGGCGGCGCGGGCCGCACCACCGGCCCGCCCCCGCGCGGGCTGAAGGGCCGCCGCTGGTGGAGCGAGGTCGGCTGGCGCCACGTCGTCGGGGTGGTCGCGTGCCTCTGGGCGCTCTTCCCGGTCGCCTACATCGTGAGCGCGGCCTTCAACCCGCTCGGCACCGTGGTGAGCACGTCGCTGATCCCCCGCTCCTTCAGCCTCGGCAACTTCGAGGAGCTCTTCTCCTCCCCCTCGGTGCCCTTCGGCCGGTGGGCCCTCAACACGCTCGTGGTCTGCACCGCGGTGGTGCTGGTGCAGATCCTCTTCAGCGCGTTCGCGGCCTACGCCTTCTCGCGCTTCCGCTTCAGGGGCCGCCGCGGCGGTCTGCTGGCGCTGCTGCTGATCCAGATGTTCCCCCAGTTCCTCGCCGCGGTCGCGCTGTTCACCCTCTTCACCGACTTCGGCGAGGTCGTGCCGGCGATCGGCCTCAACACCCTCGCGGGCTACGTGCTCGTGCTCTCGGGCGGTGCACTGGGGCAGGTGTGGCTGATCAAGGGCTTCTTCGACTCCGTGCCGCGCTCGCTCGACGAGGCGGCGATGATGGACGGCGCGAGCCACGTGCAGACGTTCTTCCGCATCATCCTGCCGCTGGTGCGCCCGATCCTGGCGGTCAGCGGCCTGCTGGTCTTCGTCGCCACGATCGCGGAGTTCCTGCTGGCCTCGATCTTCCTCACCGAGACCTCGCAGAAGACGCTGGCGACCGGCCTCTACGGCCTCATCGACGGCGACCGCTCCAACAACCTCGGCGTCTTCGCCGCGGGGGCGTTGCTGACGGCGATCCCGGTGATCCTGCTCTTCCTCTTCCTGCAGCGCTACATCGTGGGCGGCATCACCGCGGGCGGGGTCAAGGAGTGA
- a CDS encoding alpha-amylase family glycosyl hydrolase, which produces MRRAAPRAPHHDGSPAYAGPVGPAGPSLGDRVPLRVRVPHAADGSPGARTVVLRSVRDGEPAVAEATLESSDEGGSWWRAELDVVNPETSYRFLVAGGAGSGSGYAWLNASGVHDRDVTDAGDFRLSTRHRLPDWVPDQVGYQVFPDRFERTEVGVPTPAWAQPAAWDDPVVHRGPDVPYQLYGGTLDGIATRLDHLERLGVTALYLTPVFEAWSNHRYDAASFDHVDPLLGGDAALQRLLDAAHARGLRVVGDLTTNHTGDHHDWFLKAQADPASPERGFYRFRDDGSYESWLGIDSLPKLDHGSAELARRLYDGDASVVARWLRAGLDGWRIDVANMTGRMGADDHAHRVAQALRRTIDAVRPDAWLLAEHGHDASLDLAGPGWHGTMDYSGFTRPVWCWLNGGAPGGPGREHGLNWLGLPVDVPVLRAEQAVATMREVHAAAPWTAWTGSTLHLDSHDTPRFRTVAGGGTDGWVDAAGTGRERHLLGLALQMTLPGVPVVFAGDELGLTAVDGEHARTPMPWGRESEWDGQTLAAYADWVRLRREHTALRRGGLRWLHAEGDVLTFVREHPDGSVLVHVVRPGADTPGAPVRLPAAALQPGLRAATTLAGAPADLRDGVLTLPGEVGAHVYAL; this is translated from the coding sequence GTGAGGCGGGCGGCCCCCCGAGCGCCCCACCACGACGGCTCCCCGGCGTACGCCGGTCCCGTCGGCCCCGCGGGCCCCTCCCTGGGCGACCGGGTCCCCCTGCGGGTGCGCGTGCCGCACGCGGCCGACGGCTCGCCGGGCGCCCGCACGGTCGTGCTGCGCTCGGTGCGCGACGGCGAGCCCGCGGTCGCCGAGGCCACGCTCGAGTCGAGCGACGAGGGCGGCTCGTGGTGGCGCGCCGAGCTCGACGTGGTCAACCCCGAGACGTCCTACCGCTTCCTCGTGGCGGGTGGGGCCGGGTCGGGCAGTGGCTACGCCTGGCTGAACGCATCGGGCGTGCACGACCGCGACGTCACCGACGCCGGCGACTTCCGGCTCTCGACCCGGCACCGGCTGCCCGACTGGGTGCCCGACCAGGTCGGCTACCAGGTCTTCCCCGACCGCTTCGAGCGCACCGAGGTCGGCGTGCCGACGCCGGCGTGGGCGCAGCCCGCGGCGTGGGACGACCCCGTCGTGCACCGCGGGCCCGACGTGCCCTACCAGCTCTACGGCGGCACCCTCGACGGCATCGCGACGCGGCTCGACCACCTCGAGCGGCTCGGCGTGACCGCGCTCTACCTGACGCCGGTCTTCGAGGCGTGGTCCAACCACCGCTACGACGCCGCCTCCTTCGACCACGTCGACCCGCTGCTGGGCGGCGACGCGGCGCTGCAGCGCCTGCTCGACGCCGCGCACGCCCGCGGGCTGCGCGTGGTCGGCGACCTCACGACCAACCACACCGGCGACCACCACGACTGGTTCCTGAAGGCCCAGGCCGACCCCGCCTCACCCGAGCGCGGCTTCTACCGCTTCCGCGACGACGGGTCCTACGAGAGCTGGCTGGGCATCGACTCGCTGCCCAAGCTCGACCACGGCTCGGCCGAGCTCGCCCGTCGCCTCTACGACGGCGACGCCTCCGTGGTCGCCCGCTGGCTGCGCGCCGGCCTCGACGGCTGGCGCATCGACGTGGCCAACATGACCGGCCGGATGGGCGCCGACGACCACGCACACCGCGTGGCGCAGGCGCTGCGGCGCACCATCGACGCGGTGCGCCCCGACGCGTGGCTGCTGGCCGAGCACGGGCACGACGCCTCGCTCGACCTCGCGGGTCCGGGCTGGCACGGCACGATGGACTACTCCGGCTTCACCCGCCCGGTGTGGTGCTGGCTCAACGGTGGCGCCCCGGGCGGCCCGGGTCGCGAGCACGGGCTGAACTGGCTGGGCCTGCCCGTCGACGTGCCCGTGCTGCGGGCCGAGCAGGCCGTGGCGACCATGCGCGAGGTGCACGCGGCCGCGCCGTGGACGGCCTGGACGGGCTCGACGCTGCACCTCGACTCCCACGACACCCCACGCTTCCGCACGGTCGCCGGCGGCGGCACCGACGGCTGGGTCGACGCCGCCGGCACCGGCCGCGAGCGGCACCTGCTCGGCCTGGCGCTGCAGATGACGCTGCCGGGCGTGCCGGTGGTCTTCGCCGGCGACGAGCTCGGCCTCACCGCCGTCGACGGCGAGCACGCCCGCACGCCCATGCCCTGGGGCCGCGAGTCGGAGTGGGACGGCCAGACGCTGGCGGCGTACGCCGACTGGGTGCGGCTGCGGCGCGAGCACACCGCGCTGCGGCGCGGCGGGCTGCGGTGGCTGCACGCCGAGGGCGACGTGCTCACCTTCGTGCGCGAGCACCCCGACGGCTCGGTGCTGGTGCACGTCGTGCGCCCGGGCGCCGACACCCCTGGCGCCCCCGTGCGGCTGCCCGCGGCCGCCCTGCAGCCCGGTCTGCGAGCAGCGACCACGCTCGCCGGCGCGCCCGCCGACCTGCGCGACGGCGTCCTCACGCTGCCCGGCGAGGTCGGCGCCCACGTCTACGCCCTGTGA